One Spirochaeta africana DSM 8902 genomic window carries:
- a CDS encoding HAD family hydrolase, translating to MEIHAVVFDVDGTLYPNSAMYRRSLWYGLKNAGFVRRFSRIRKQIRSITIVEDYHDMQAALLGEALGVPRDSARQMISDKVHTWEDLLHGITLVKGLRRFLQQLDDAGIPRGLLSDFPVKRKMDIVGLPDGWACKLSSEDVGYLKPHPAPFRAVCTELGVQPEHVLYVGNSYSYDVIGSKNAGMWAAHLCRKPRKDSIADVTFSDYTELGEWLFSRIDGSGR from the coding sequence ATGGAGATTCATGCAGTAGTTTTTGATGTCGACGGTACCTTGTACCCGAATTCGGCAATGTATCGTCGCAGCCTGTGGTACGGCCTGAAAAATGCGGGCTTTGTCCGTCGTTTCTCCAGAATTCGCAAGCAGATCCGCAGCATTACGATTGTAGAGGATTATCATGACATGCAGGCAGCCCTGCTGGGGGAGGCCCTCGGGGTGCCCAGGGATTCCGCCCGTCAGATGATCTCGGACAAGGTACATACCTGGGAAGACCTGCTGCACGGGATTACCCTGGTCAAGGGCTTGCGCCGATTTCTGCAGCAGCTTGACGATGCCGGTATCCCGCGCGGACTGCTGTCGGATTTTCCGGTCAAGCGCAAGATGGATATCGTCGGCCTGCCTGACGGCTGGGCCTGCAAGCTGTCCTCCGAAGACGTTGGCTATCTGAAACCCCATCCGGCACCGTTCCGGGCCGTCTGTACCGAACTGGGGGTGCAGCCGGAACATGTGCTGTATGTCGGCAATTCCTATTCGTATGATGTGATCGGATCCAAGAATGCGGGGATGTGGGCAGCCCACCTGTGCCGCAAGCCGCGAAAAGATTCCATCGCTGATGTGACGTTTTCCGACTATACTGAACTGGGGGAATGGTTGTTCAGCCGGATCGACGGCTCCGGCCGCTGA
- a CDS encoding energy transducer TonB — MQTVYQTTRQRILQGVGLALLLHIVLAVVLQLLAIQRPITPEYAGIVFIELADFDPVEPAETVAETAPEQPAEPAPAEPAPQPPDEPAQPAEPAPPAPSQPPPPAREARPSPPEEQLEFRFQQEIPDAALRTAPDTTAPPEPVQPSAVGPPEGPTDAEIALRRENLLELQEWLDSQPDLAPRPAPQADAEPTVQEGLSDQRLQEIDRILSRLTGPDQQVRAIDISQTADPQTDGQASGDLPRLAGNRVRIGGSDPMLSNTLLRSADPPVLTAMVSFVVDPQGRVVDLQFEKSSGNNEIDARIRSAVQGWQFTPAPGSRNARGEITYTIRRVQ; from the coding sequence GTGCAGACGGTGTATCAGACTACACGCCAAAGAATTCTGCAGGGTGTCGGGCTTGCGCTGCTGCTGCACATTGTGCTGGCGGTGGTTTTGCAGCTTCTGGCGATTCAGCGCCCGATCACACCGGAGTATGCCGGGATTGTGTTTATCGAGCTGGCCGATTTTGATCCGGTAGAGCCAGCGGAAACGGTTGCCGAGACGGCTCCGGAGCAGCCAGCCGAACCGGCGCCCGCCGAACCGGCACCGCAGCCACCGGATGAACCGGCCCAGCCAGCAGAACCCGCGCCGCCTGCCCCGTCGCAGCCGCCACCCCCGGCGCGCGAAGCCCGGCCGTCTCCGCCCGAGGAGCAGCTGGAGTTCCGGTTTCAGCAGGAGATCCCGGATGCCGCCCTGCGTACTGCACCGGATACAACTGCCCCGCCAGAGCCGGTTCAACCGTCAGCGGTCGGGCCGCCGGAAGGGCCGACCGATGCCGAGATTGCCCTGCGTCGGGAGAATCTGCTGGAGCTGCAGGAGTGGCTCGACAGTCAGCCTGATCTCGCCCCGCGACCGGCCCCGCAAGCGGATGCCGAGCCGACGGTTCAGGAGGGCTTGTCGGACCAGCGGCTGCAGGAGATCGACCGGATCCTGTCCCGGCTGACCGGTCCTGATCAGCAGGTGCGGGCTATCGATATCTCCCAGACCGCCGATCCACAGACCGACGGGCAGGCCAGCGGCGATCTGCCGCGACTGGCCGGGAACCGGGTGCGGATTGGCGGCAGCGATCCGATGCTCAGCAACACCCTGCTGCGATCAGCCGATCCACCGGTACTCACCGCGATGGTTTCCTTTGTGGTCGATCCCCAGGGAAGGGTGGTCGACTTGCAATTCGAGAAATCTTCAGGTAATAATGAGATAGATGCTCGCATCCGCTCGGCGGTGCAGGGATGGCAGTTTACACCGGCCCCCGGCTCACGCAATGCGCGCGGCGAGATTACATACACCATTCGCAGAGTACAGTAG
- a CDS encoding ExbD/TolR family protein: MQFRRRLQPNANVDLVPMIDVVFQLVVFFMVSSTFVMTPGIALNLPESGSAESIVTTPTVVTVVGPGEYYVNRDQYSLEGLQEHFARLDQAWPEGEPRGIVVEGDRETSYESIVQVLDVLRRNNFRGVSLRTREAQ; this comes from the coding sequence ATGCAGTTTCGTCGTCGACTCCAGCCGAATGCCAATGTTGACCTGGTGCCCATGATCGATGTGGTATTTCAGCTGGTGGTGTTTTTTATGGTTTCGAGCACCTTTGTCATGACCCCCGGGATTGCCCTGAATCTGCCGGAGTCCGGCAGTGCCGAAAGCATCGTAACCACCCCTACCGTGGTTACGGTTGTCGGACCGGGGGAATACTATGTCAACCGCGACCAGTACAGCCTTGAGGGGCTGCAGGAGCATTTCGCACGCCTGGATCAGGCATGGCCGGAAGGTGAGCCGCGCGGGATTGTGGTAGAAGGGGATCGTGAAACCAGTTACGAGAGTATCGTACAGGTGCTTGATGTCCTTCGTCGCAATAATTTTCGCGGGGTGAGCCTGCGTACCCGGGAGGCACAATAA
- a CDS encoding MotA/TolQ/ExbB proton channel family protein — MMVLVEQGGIILILIAMLSLVAAAIIIERLLYFSRIRADEEKLLTRLKNSLEKGHYEEAMSICEQNPTPITNLMKVGIEYRGYNSEVIKGAITDAANMEIPRMEGPLSFLGTIAHITPLLGLLGTVTGNIAAFGVLGEFGMGGDPALLARGIAEALVTTAAGIIVSIPAIIFYNYLVSKVNHSIIRLENRVSELVMVLKGRG; from the coding sequence ATGATGGTTTTAGTCGAACAGGGAGGGATCATACTGATCCTGATTGCAATGCTGTCGCTGGTTGCGGCAGCAATCATTATCGAACGCCTGCTGTACTTTTCCCGGATTCGTGCAGATGAGGAAAAGCTGCTGACGCGCCTCAAGAACAGCCTGGAGAAGGGGCATTACGAAGAGGCGATGAGCATCTGCGAGCAGAATCCCACCCCGATTACCAACCTGATGAAGGTAGGTATAGAGTACCGCGGGTATAATTCCGAGGTGATCAAGGGTGCTATCACCGATGCCGCCAACATGGAGATCCCGCGGATGGAGGGGCCGCTGTCCTTTCTGGGCACTATTGCGCATATAACCCCGCTACTCGGGTTGCTGGGTACGGTTACCGGCAACATTGCAGCTTTTGGTGTTCTGGGGGAATTCGGGATGGGTGGTGACCCGGCGCTGCTGGCCCGCGGTATTGCCGAGGCACTGGTAACAACCGCTGCTGGTATCATCGTATCGATTCCGGCAATTATCTTCTACAATTATCTGGTAAGCAAGGTAAACCACTCGATCATCCGGTTGGAGAATCGGGTCAGTGAGCTGGTGATGGTACTGAAGGGGAGAGGCTGA
- a CDS encoding TonB-dependent receptor has translation MEMTRFTPSRFMIIALLLLPLYAAGQSDAPEEPEIVLPTALLRVDGIPFERVEAVLPGAAQLVLPELVIPLPSVQEMEVQPRLLLPDITDDLDPVETSVFSTGSITAGSRNLIEGQLGVFKLGQDPRFRLTFSHQGVDGYGGKSPGTGFFRSEQRLDGWLGSTAGPVQFETGAGFTEWQEGLQQTSDSYYSTILRFLSGHGEVELRPDELIGVYGSLHAGSASRRLSVSETEEVPESDDEDYLQAGARVAVELPAFTLSLGAEYGLQALGAGGMDSIDILHDGAITVSFDAQPSSRVDLYGNAGALWLVGDRFEYPFTLGVNYRSSDWVEFQGSFGRRAQRTLLHDLWRDIPLLRLPAGRSPDPAMEWFAGGRMQADFVEQNLRLQGGVDYIIEFQDRVLPGAYLFDVVPDGDDPDAFPQIGFSWDTYDGVELQTHLQLQYQLSGFARLQAGYRGALPLFSTRGNPVVPQHLGQLGITLGSENGMYGGGADLEAPVYSVASLPYLDLHSYVQVTDGIVLRAAIRDLLAPLIDGDRYQFDVSSDNGTPGFSPFIEPGIRFTLSAEITL, from the coding sequence ATGGAGATGACCAGGTTTACCCCGTCGCGATTCATGATTATAGCGCTTCTCCTGTTGCCATTGTACGCAGCCGGACAGAGCGATGCCCCCGAAGAGCCTGAAATAGTCTTGCCAACCGCCCTGTTGCGGGTTGATGGTATACCCTTCGAGCGTGTGGAGGCAGTGCTGCCAGGGGCGGCTCAGCTGGTGCTGCCGGAGCTTGTAATACCCCTCCCGTCGGTGCAGGAGATGGAGGTGCAGCCGCGACTGCTGCTGCCGGATATTACCGATGATCTGGATCCGGTCGAGACATCCGTGTTCAGTACCGGCAGCATCACCGCCGGTTCTCGCAATCTGATCGAGGGGCAGCTCGGGGTGTTCAAGCTGGGACAGGACCCGCGTTTTCGCCTGACCTTTTCCCATCAGGGGGTGGACGGGTACGGTGGTAAATCTCCCGGCACCGGTTTTTTTCGCTCCGAACAGCGACTTGACGGCTGGCTCGGCTCCACTGCCGGTCCGGTCCAGTTCGAGACCGGTGCGGGCTTTACCGAGTGGCAGGAAGGGCTGCAGCAGACATCGGATTCCTATTACTCCACGATCCTGCGTTTCCTGTCGGGGCATGGCGAGGTCGAGCTGAGGCCGGACGAACTGATCGGGGTGTACGGCTCGCTGCATGCCGGCAGCGCCTCACGACGCTTGTCGGTGTCCGAGACCGAGGAGGTTCCGGAATCTGACGACGAAGACTATCTCCAGGCAGGGGCACGAGTAGCAGTCGAGCTGCCGGCTTTTACCCTGAGTCTTGGTGCGGAGTACGGGTTGCAGGCTCTCGGTGCCGGCGGGATGGACTCGATTGATATCCTGCACGACGGTGCCATAACCGTCAGCTTCGATGCACAGCCCTCGAGCCGGGTCGATCTCTACGGGAACGCCGGTGCCTTGTGGCTGGTAGGTGACCGTTTTGAGTATCCCTTTACACTCGGTGTCAACTACCGCAGCAGTGACTGGGTAGAGTTTCAGGGATCGTTTGGCCGGCGTGCACAGCGCACCCTGCTGCATGATCTGTGGCGTGACATCCCGCTGCTGCGCCTGCCTGCGGGGCGCAGCCCCGATCCGGCTATGGAATGGTTCGCCGGCGGGCGCATGCAGGCCGACTTTGTGGAGCAGAATCTGCGCCTGCAGGGCGGGGTGGACTACATCATCGAGTTTCAGGATCGGGTTCTGCCCGGGGCGTACCTTTTCGATGTTGTTCCCGATGGTGATGATCCGGACGCCTTCCCGCAGATCGGTTTCTCCTGGGACACCTATGACGGGGTGGAGCTGCAGACGCACCTGCAGCTGCAATATCAGCTCAGCGGGTTTGCCCGGCTGCAGGCCGGCTACCGCGGGGCGCTGCCGTTGTTCTCCACCAGGGGCAATCCGGTAGTACCGCAACATCTCGGACAGCTGGGGATCACCCTTGGCAGCGAAAACGGGATGTATGGCGGTGGGGCCGACCTGGAGGCTCCGGTATATTCGGTCGCTTCCCTGCCGTATCTGGATCTGCACTCCTACGTGCAGGTTACCGACGGGATTGTGCTGCGTGCAGCGATCCGTGATCTGCTGGCGCCGCTTATCGATGGTGACCGCTATCAGTTTGATGTCAGTTCCGACAATGGAACCCCGGGGTTCAGCCCGTTCATCGAACCGGGAATCCGGTTTACGCTGAGCGCCGAGATTACCCTATAA
- a CDS encoding tetratricopeptide repeat protein, producing the protein MKRTLAMCGLLLLIAEIPVFGQTGDRFLYQSAEQRFRTGDYAVALERYEQFLREHPTSELVPDVQFRRAVTLYQLGRYQESADLFARVQTRYRSTRFLPYVPFYLGVSQFQLGQYSRAADNLSAVQVRDQAVQNEARLYLARSRIALGDAEEAREILRDLLNAPGESVRGFAGALYVSLLHGQQEYQQILEIAEQLSIDSLPAQWADQVRLFQAEALFFLDEFELARELFETLTESRLEIATVAFQRLFLIMQEIGSQEDVAAVIRRAEQVLAGRSEVLKDFWTRVGLSSFQNQEYRLAELYLRRVWDLRGVHEVSEIVPLYLAEIAEIRGDYEQGIRVLSEFVERESGAVGLFRLSTLQAKQGLWQEARENTATFRRLHSRSELFPQASYLHAFVLVQLEDYDDALRIVRDLHARGLTSGIQEDLLRLEAQIHRQTGNGSAAIESFRDYLALRPDDIPAVVEYVTVLFEQERYAAVDREVETLLEQLPGLGEAYPQERAKLFYLRGLSAVTAADFRTAVEFFAPVSQLATSEALGLGEDVAALHPYNLFYHAWSYYQQGNYRDSLRLFSRIPDEYPAAGITPRAVYLAGWSAFADGEYATAQSLLQRISAFDPEPALAADAGYLLAQTQIELGEYQQAISSYRGVFLDFPDSSRAREARFGFAEALLRADRVESALEAFAEVTNRYPDSYLGQEALYRRAQVQLERDNLRVVQELLFEYRTSYPAGDRIDDALFIGGEIAEQLGEPSGALLLWNRLVEEHRDSPHRFDAMMNAARIYRQRGEHRTALNLVSEARARYPQQAAAAGADRIADELVLQVSGVSEREAELRVQIEQNEGAATRAGREAILELGRTVLLEAFTLDSEAERVVPQLQQVATRDDDAPDQAAEAHFLLGEYFMRTDRPARAADAFLDAAATVAADRDLLARSLYRGAEALIRDSRPREAEQLVQRIQDSFPQTQWSEAAERLLED; encoded by the coding sequence ATGAAACGAACATTGGCGATGTGCGGATTGCTGCTGCTCATCGCGGAAATACCGGTATTCGGCCAGACCGGTGACAGATTCCTGTATCAATCTGCCGAGCAGCGGTTTCGCACCGGGGACTACGCCGTAGCTCTTGAGCGTTACGAGCAGTTCCTTCGGGAACACCCGACCAGTGAACTCGTACCCGATGTCCAGTTCCGGCGGGCTGTTACCCTGTACCAGCTTGGTCGCTATCAGGAATCCGCTGATCTGTTTGCCAGGGTGCAGACTCGCTATCGATCAACCCGTTTTTTGCCGTATGTACCGTTCTATCTCGGTGTCTCCCAGTTTCAGCTTGGGCAGTACTCACGTGCGGCGGATAACCTTTCTGCTGTACAGGTACGCGACCAGGCTGTACAGAATGAAGCCCGGCTCTACCTTGCACGCAGCCGGATTGCGCTGGGCGATGCCGAGGAGGCCCGTGAGATTCTGCGTGACCTGTTGAACGCCCCGGGCGAATCGGTACGGGGATTTGCCGGTGCGTTATATGTCTCGCTGCTGCATGGTCAGCAGGAGTATCAGCAGATCCTGGAGATTGCCGAACAGCTTTCAATTGATTCCCTGCCGGCTCAGTGGGCCGACCAGGTCAGGCTGTTTCAGGCCGAGGCACTGTTTTTCCTGGATGAGTTCGAGCTGGCTCGAGAGCTGTTTGAAACCTTGACCGAAAGCCGGCTGGAGATTGCAACGGTTGCGTTTCAACGATTGTTCCTGATCATGCAGGAAATTGGCAGTCAGGAGGATGTCGCTGCAGTTATACGTCGTGCCGAGCAGGTGCTTGCCGGGCGCAGTGAGGTCCTGAAGGACTTCTGGACCCGCGTCGGGCTGAGCAGTTTTCAGAATCAGGAGTACCGGCTGGCCGAGCTGTATCTGCGGCGGGTGTGGGATCTTCGCGGTGTGCACGAGGTCTCCGAGATCGTGCCGCTGTACCTTGCCGAGATAGCCGAGATTCGTGGTGATTACGAGCAGGGTATACGGGTGCTTTCCGAGTTCGTCGAGCGTGAGTCCGGGGCGGTCGGGCTGTTCCGGTTGTCCACCTTGCAGGCAAAACAGGGGCTGTGGCAGGAGGCACGGGAAAACACGGCGACGTTCCGGCGCCTGCACTCGCGGTCCGAGCTGTTTCCTCAGGCCTCCTACCTTCATGCCTTTGTACTGGTTCAACTCGAAGACTACGATGATGCCCTGCGAATAGTACGTGATCTGCATGCCCGTGGACTGACCAGCGGGATCCAGGAAGACCTGCTGCGCCTTGAGGCACAGATTCATCGGCAGACCGGGAACGGCTCGGCTGCTATCGAGAGCTTCCGGGATTATCTGGCGTTGCGTCCCGACGATATACCGGCAGTAGTAGAGTATGTGACAGTGCTGTTTGAACAGGAACGCTATGCAGCGGTGGATCGGGAGGTAGAGACCTTGCTGGAGCAGCTTCCCGGACTGGGCGAGGCATATCCTCAGGAACGGGCAAAGTTGTTCTACCTGCGCGGGCTTTCCGCGGTAACCGCGGCTGACTTTCGCACCGCCGTAGAGTTCTTCGCGCCGGTGTCACAGCTTGCCACCTCAGAAGCGCTTGGTTTAGGCGAGGATGTGGCAGCGCTGCATCCATATAATCTTTTCTACCATGCCTGGTCGTACTATCAGCAGGGTAACTATCGTGATTCGCTTCGGCTGTTCAGCCGGATCCCGGATGAGTATCCTGCGGCGGGCATTACCCCCCGGGCGGTTTATCTGGCCGGCTGGAGTGCTTTTGCAGACGGGGAGTATGCGACCGCCCAGTCACTGCTGCAGCGGATATCGGCATTCGACCCCGAGCCCGCGCTGGCCGCCGATGCAGGATATCTGCTGGCTCAGACCCAGATCGAGCTGGGTGAGTATCAGCAGGCGATCAGCAGCTATCGCGGTGTCTTTCTGGACTTTCCGGACTCGTCCCGGGCCCGGGAGGCCCGGTTCGGCTTTGCCGAGGCGCTGCTGCGTGCCGATCGGGTCGAGTCCGCACTTGAGGCGTTTGCCGAAGTTACCAATCGCTATCCCGACAGTTATCTGGGGCAGGAGGCACTGTATCGCCGGGCCCAGGTACAGCTGGAACGTGATAATCTGCGTGTTGTCCAGGAGCTGCTGTTCGAGTATCGCACCTCGTACCCTGCTGGTGATCGTATCGATGACGCGCTGTTTATTGGCGGCGAGATCGCCGAGCAGCTTGGCGAGCCCTCCGGGGCACTGCTGCTGTGGAATCGGCTGGTGGAAGAGCATCGTGACAGTCCCCACCGGTTTGATGCAATGATGAACGCCGCTCGTATCTATCGACAGCGCGGTGAGCATCGTACTGCACTGAACCTGGTGTCCGAGGCGCGAGCCCGCTATCCGCAGCAGGCAGCTGCTGCGGGTGCCGACCGGATTGCCGACGAACTGGTGCTGCAGGTTAGCGGTGTGTCCGAACGTGAGGCAGAACTGCGGGTTCAGATCGAGCAGAATGAGGGTGCAGCTACCCGGGCAGGCCGGGAGGCAATTCTTGAGCTGGGGCGCACCGTACTGCTGGAGGCGTTCACGCTGGACAGTGAGGCTGAGCGGGTAGTTCCTCAGCTGCAGCAGGTTGCAACCCGCGATGATGATGCCCCCGATCAGGCTGCGGAGGCCCATTTTCTGCTGGGTGAGTACTTTATGCGTACCGACCGCCCCGCACGGGCTGCCGACGCCTTTCTTGATGCGGCAGCGACTGTAGCAGCGGATCGTGATCTGCTGGCGCGCAGCCTGTACCGGGGAGCCGAGGCTCTGATTCGTGACTCCCGGCCTCGCGAGGCCGAGCAGCTGGTGCAGCGCATTCAGGACAGTTTTCCGCAGACGCAATGGAGCGAGGCAGCTGAACGCCTCCTGGAGGATTGA